A DNA window from Anaerolineae bacterium contains the following coding sequences:
- the dhaL gene encoding dihydroxyacetone kinase subunit L, producing MLLHVAARMQETADLLTQADRAVGDGDHGVGMARGFAAVAARLRSAEIDLPGDALQAAGTALLTSVGGAAGAIFGTLFRAGAAALRGRETLDAAGLADFLEEALTAVQRRGKAAPGDKTVVDALAPAAEAARSNREAPLPEALRAAGEAAWSGVEATKSMVARIGKAKTLGERSLGHPDPGALSLCLILRYMLEYLTGLGQT from the coding sequence ATGCTCCTGCACGTAGCCGCCCGGATGCAGGAGACCGCCGACCTTCTCACCCAGGCGGACCGGGCCGTGGGCGACGGCGATCACGGCGTGGGCATGGCCCGGGGCTTCGCTGCGGTGGCGGCCAGACTGCGGAGTGCCGAGATCGACCTCCCCGGCGATGCCCTTCAGGCCGCGGGAACGGCCCTGCTCACCTCGGTGGGCGGGGCCGCCGGGGCCATCTTCGGCACTCTATTCCGCGCAGGAGCGGCGGCCCTGAGGGGGAGAGAGACACTGGACGCTGCCGGGCTGGCCGACTTCCTGGAAGAGGCCTTGACGGCGGTACAGAGGCGGGGGAAGGCGGCGCCGGGCGACAAGACGGTCGTGGACGCCCTGGCACCCGCGGCCGAAGCGGCCCGGTCGAACCGGGAGGCGCCCCTGCCGGAGGCTTTGCGCGCGGCTGGCGAAGCCGCCTGGTCGGGGGTGGAGGCGACCAAGAGCATGGTGGCTAGAATCGGCAAGGCCAAGACGTTGGGCGAGCGCTCCCTCGGCCACCCCGATCCGGGGGCGCTGTCGCTGTGCCTGATTCTCCGCTACATGCTAGAGTACCTGACGGGCCTGGGCCAGACTTAG
- a CDS encoding dihydroxyacetone kinase subunit DhaK, which yields MPRAKKILNDPSRAVPELLEGLVAAYGGSMRLLEPTGALAKAHIPEGKVALLIGGGSGHEPLFPAFIGDNLADGAACGHVFAAPTPDVILAATRAVHRGAGVLYLYGNYAGDNMNFDIAAELAMEEGIRVETVRVWDDVAAAPPERLEDRRGIAGDLFVIKVAGAAAAALGELGEVARVTAKARDHTRSMGVAVAAGSIPETGEPTFELGEDEIEIGMGLHGEPGVARGPMMLADALVDQMLERILADPPAGRLESRLFRPGDEVCLLVNDLGSTTWMELLVACRRAHQVLAREGLQAHDTVVGSFCTCQEMAGFSLTLLRLDEELKAYYDAPCSSLGLSRR from the coding sequence ATGCCTAGAGCCAAGAAGATCCTCAACGATCCCTCCCGCGCGGTGCCGGAGCTTCTGGAGGGGCTGGTCGCCGCCTATGGCGGCTCAATGCGCCTGCTCGAGCCCACCGGCGCCCTGGCCAAAGCCCACATTCCCGAGGGCAAGGTGGCCCTCCTCATCGGCGGCGGCAGCGGCCATGAGCCCCTCTTCCCCGCCTTCATCGGCGACAACCTGGCCGACGGAGCCGCCTGCGGGCACGTCTTCGCCGCTCCCACCCCGGACGTCATCCTGGCCGCCACCCGCGCCGTCCACCGGGGCGCCGGCGTCCTCTACCTCTACGGCAACTACGCTGGCGACAACATGAACTTCGACATCGCCGCCGAGCTGGCGATGGAGGAGGGCATCCGGGTGGAGACGGTGCGCGTATGGGACGACGTCGCCGCCGCTCCACCGGAACGCCTGGAGGATCGCCGCGGGATCGCGGGCGATCTGTTCGTCATCAAGGTGGCCGGAGCCGCCGCTGCCGCCCTCGGCGAGCTGGGCGAGGTAGCACGGGTGACGGCCAAGGCCCGCGACCACACTCGCTCCATGGGGGTGGCCGTGGCCGCCGGGTCCATCCCCGAGACCGGCGAGCCCACTTTCGAGCTGGGCGAGGACGAGATCGAGATCGGCATGGGCCTCCACGGCGAGCCCGGGGTGGCCCGCGGCCCGATGATGCTCGCCGATGCGCTGGTGGACCAGATGCTGGAGAGGATCCTGGCGGACCCGCCCGCCGGGCGGCTCGAGAGCCGGCTGTTTCGCCCCGGCGACGAAGTGTGCCTGTTGGTGAACGACCTGGGCTCCACTACCTGGATGGAGCTCCTGGTGGCCTGCAGGAGGGCCCACCAGGTCCTGGCGCGCGAGGGCCTGCAGGCGCACGACACCGTGGTGGGCAGCTTCTGCACCTGCCAGGAAATGGCCGGGTTCTCCCTCACCCTGCTGCGGCTGGATGAGGAACTCAAAGCCTACTACGATGCGCCTTGCTCTTCGTTGGGCCTTAGCAGGAGATGA
- a CDS encoding fructose-bisphosphate aldolase: MAPLGKLVRMGRLLNQDSGRVFTVALDHAPSYGVLPGLEDIRAAIAQVAGGGPDALLLMKGTAERCFEPYAGRIALILKSSTLSPYHPERDVWVSHMEDALRLGADAIAMALTVGSPEQPQLLEGLAALVREAEAVGMPVVVHAYPNGSLVPPEERYTAARVAYASRLAMELGVDVIKTFYTGSAESFAQVVEAAAPALVVAAGGARCDTPLEALTMAYNVVAAGGAGVTFGRNVWQSQNPRRMVQALAEVVHRGATPEQAERMMRDA, translated from the coding sequence ATGGCCCCGCTGGGCAAGTTGGTTCGGATGGGAAGGCTGCTCAACCAAGACTCCGGGCGCGTGTTCACCGTAGCGCTGGACCACGCGCCTAGCTATGGGGTCCTGCCCGGGCTGGAGGACATCCGGGCGGCCATAGCGCAGGTGGCGGGGGGAGGGCCGGACGCTCTACTGCTGATGAAGGGCACGGCCGAGCGCTGCTTCGAGCCCTATGCCGGGCGCATCGCTCTCATCCTTAAGTCCTCCACCCTGTCCCCCTACCATCCCGAACGGGACGTGTGGGTGAGCCACATGGAGGACGCCCTCCGGCTGGGAGCCGACGCCATCGCCATGGCCCTGACGGTGGGCAGCCCGGAGCAGCCCCAGCTGCTGGAAGGCCTGGCGGCGCTGGTGCGCGAGGCCGAGGCGGTGGGGATGCCGGTGGTAGTGCACGCCTACCCCAACGGCAGCCTGGTCCCGCCCGAGGAGCGCTACACCGCCGCCCGGGTGGCGTACGCCTCTCGGCTGGCCATGGAGCTGGGAGTGGACGTGATCAAGACTTTCTACACCGGGTCGGCGGAGAGCTTCGCCCAGGTGGTAGAGGCAGCCGCCCCGGCGCTGGTGGTGGCCGCCGGCGGCGCCCGGTGCGACACTCCTCTGGAGGCCCTCACCATGGCCTACAACGTGGTCGCGGCCGGCGGGGCCGGCGTGACCTTCGGCCGCAACGTGTGGCAGTCCCAGAACCCACGGCGGATGGTGCAGGCGCTGGCAGAGGTGGTGCATCGGGGAGCGACGCCGGAGCAGGCGGAGAGGATGATGCGTGACGCGTGA
- a CDS encoding DUF4432 family protein, whose product MANDFAVQLEPRFFGESERALLQSDDLTASIWRYDSGVEGLRLRNDLGEVVLLPFQGQQVWSANFAGRELTMRSMFSDPRATRDYLSNYGGFLLHCGVTAMGVPSEKDTHPLHGELPNAPYQKAWLVAGEDEHGRYLGLSGEYQHTVAFNHNYVAVPLLKLYSGSTLLRSEFSVTNLKNTDMELMYLAHINFRPVDYGRLVYTAPCTPEHARVRRSIPSHVQVPPGYREFLDRLQADPTLHNVLSPDLPYDPEAVLTLDYLADEEGWAHTMQVHPDGYADYVAHRPEQLDKGIRWICRTPDQDALGIVLPATAEPEGYAAEKAKGNIKVLGPGGTWSCHMVMGALTAAQAADMEARIARVLGGRPGG is encoded by the coding sequence ATGGCAAATGACTTCGCAGTACAGCTAGAGCCCAGGTTCTTCGGAGAGAGTGAGAGAGCGCTGCTGCAGAGCGATGACCTGACCGCTTCCATCTGGCGGTACGATAGCGGGGTGGAGGGGCTACGGCTGAGAAACGACCTGGGCGAGGTGGTGCTCCTGCCCTTCCAGGGCCAGCAGGTATGGTCCGCTAACTTCGCTGGGCGCGAGCTCACCATGCGCTCCATGTTCAGCGATCCACGGGCTACGCGGGACTATCTGTCCAACTACGGCGGATTCCTCCTCCACTGTGGGGTCACCGCCATGGGAGTCCCCAGTGAGAAGGACACGCATCCTCTGCACGGGGAACTGCCCAACGCGCCCTATCAGAAGGCCTGGCTAGTAGCGGGCGAGGATGAGCACGGGCGCTACCTGGGCCTGAGCGGCGAGTACCAGCACACGGTAGCCTTCAACCACAACTACGTGGCGGTGCCACTGCTGAAGCTCTACTCCGGTTCCACCCTCTTGCGTTCGGAGTTCTCGGTGACCAACCTGAAGAACACCGACATGGAGCTCATGTATCTGGCGCACATCAACTTCCGCCCCGTGGACTATGGGCGGCTGGTGTACACGGCCCCCTGCACGCCCGAACATGCCCGGGTCCGCCGGAGCATCCCGTCGCACGTGCAGGTCCCGCCGGGATATCGGGAGTTCCTGGATCGGCTGCAGGCCGACCCGACCCTGCACAACGTCCTCTCGCCCGATCTCCCGTACGACCCGGAGGCGGTGCTCACCCTCGATTACCTGGCCGACGAGGAGGGGTGGGCGCACACCATGCAGGTGCATCCCGATGGCTATGCCGACTACGTGGCTCACCGCCCGGAGCAGCTGGACAAGGGGATTCGCTGGATCTGCCGCACCCCAGACCAGGACGCCCTGGGGATCGTGCTGCCTGCCACTGCCGAGCCGGAGGGCTATGCGGCCGAGAAGGCCAAGGGCAACATCAAGGTCCTGGGCCCGGGAGGGACGTGGAGCTGCCACATGGTGATGGGCGCCCTGACGGCGGCTCAGGCTGCCGATATGGAGGCCCGAATCGCCCGAGTGCTAGGGGGTCGGCCGGGCGGATGA